The Spirochaetae bacterium HGW-Spirochaetae-1 DNA segment CGCGCAAATCAACCCAGCGGCACTGGTAACGGTGCGTGCGGTTGTGCTCCAGGGCCACTTCGGGCTCACCCATGGGCTGCTTCAGCGCAGGCACCAGGCCAAGGCTCACCATGACCTGGAATCCATTGCAAATGCCCAACACAAGGGTATCGCGGCTTATGAAATCTGCCAGTTCCTGGGATAGGTTGTTTTTTATCCGGTTGGACAGGGCCTTACCGCTCCCCGTATCGTCGCCATAGGAGAAACCGCCGGGGAAAACAAGTACCTGAAAGTCCTTCATTCTTGCCGGAGAAGCTATAAGATCATTTACATGGACAATTTCCGCCACGGCGCCTGCGCGTTCGAAGGCGTACCTGGTCTCATCATCACAGTTGATGCCGTAGCCGGTAATCAGAAGTGTTCGCGGTTTTGCCATGTCTTTACCTGTTCACGTAATAATATCACAACGATTTTAATATCCCCGGAATACACTCTTGTACCGATCCGTAAGCATATCCAGTTCAGCGTTTACAATATCGCCGCCACCGAAACCCTTCACCCGTATCCTGCCCGTATTCTGCACCGTACCGAGAAAAGCAAAGGGCAGTCCCTGGAAGGCTGCTTCCACTTCCGTACGCCTTGCGGGATTGACACTCATGAGCAACCTGCCCTGTGATTCGGAATAAAGAATGACATCTTCCCTGAGTTTCCCGGCACAGGGAACGGCTGAAAGGTCCACAGTGCAGCCCAGCAAGCCGGCCATGGAGGACTTGGCCAGGGCCACTCCCAGGCCTCCCCGTTCGATACTGACTCCCGACGAGACAAGGCCACTGGACAGGGCCTCGGTATAAGCCCGATAAATCTTCGAAAAAGCCATGGCGTCAACGCGGGGTATATTGTTGCCGATATATTTTTTCCCGCTGAGCTTCTCACCCATGTAAGCCAGGTATTCGCTGCCGCCCGTTTCATCGGCCGTTGCTCCCAGCAGGCATATGAGATCACCGTCAAACTTGAAATCCATGGTCTGGCAGGAATTCTTGTCATAAACCACGCCGAAGGAGGATATAAGCAGGGTCGGTGGAATTGAAATCTGCACTTCATTGAAATCCCCGTCATAGCCGCGAAAGTCATTGAACATGCTGTCTTTGCCGGAGATGAAGGGAGTACCGTAGGCCACGGAAAAATCATAGCATCCCCTGGCGGCTTCCTTCAACTGACCCAGTCTCTCGGGATTATTGGAATCACACCAGCAGAAATTGTCAAGCAGGGCCAGGTGATCCAGGGTTCCCCCGGCTGAAACGGCGTTCCTGATGGCAGTGTCGATGGAGCAGGCCGCCATCCAGTATGTGTCGATGTCGCTGTATGATGGATAGAGCCCCTGGGAAAGAACCACGGCACGGGGAGAATCGAAGACGGGCTGAATCACTGTAACATTTCCATTGACGCGCCCCTTCCCCTGCAGGGGCTTGATGAGCGAATTGCCCTGCACTTCATGGTCATACTGATAGGAGATAAAATCGAAGCTGGCCGTGTTGAGCCGCGATATCATATCGGCGAAGATCTCATTCATGTCTGCCGGCTGCGGGAACTCCGGGTATGCGCTATCATGCCTGGTATAAACTGTTTTCAGCGCCTTTTTCGGCAGGCCGTCATGGAGAAATTCCATATCAAGATCAAATATTTTATCGCCGTGATAATATACGATACCCCTCCTGCCGTCGTTAAAACGGCCTATTACCGAGGCCTCGACGCCGCGGTGCTCCATGAGGGAGAGAAATGCCTCCAGGCTATTGTCGGGCACCGAGAGAGTCATGCGCTCCTGCGATTCACTGACCCATATCTGCCACGGTGCCAGGCCCGGGTATTTCAGCGGAATTTTTTCTAGGTGCACCTCAAACCCTCCGGACTCGCGGGCCATTTCAGCCACGGAGCACGAAAGACCTCCCGCGCCGTTATCGGTTATGGAATTGTACAAACCCATATCCCGGGCCTCCTTTACCACGGCATCGGAGAGTTTTTTCTGCGTAATGGGGTCTCCTATCTGCACTGCCGTGGCCGGGCTTCCGGAGTTAAGCGCCTCCGATGAAAAGGTGGCTCCGTGAATGCCGTCCCTACCGACCCTTCCGCCGATCATGACAATATTGTCACCCGGCATGGCCTTTTTCTGCACAGCGGAACTTCCCCGCACAACACGAGGAAGGATTCCAACGGTCCCGACAAAAACCAGGGGCTTTCCTTTGTATCGCTCATCAAAATAGACAAAACCCTGCGGTGTAGGAATGCCCGAGGTATTGCCTCCGGCATTGACGCCATGGATGACACCCTCCATTATCCTGCGTGGGGGAAGCAGGCGTGATTCCTCATTTTTATCCCTGTACAGAGGCCGTTCGTCATGTGGATCGGCGAAACAGAAGCCGTATCGGTTGGCTATGGGACGGGAAGCCATACCGAAACCGATGGCGTCACGGTTCACTCCCACTATTCCCGTGATGGAACCACCGAAGGGATCAAGTGCGCTGGGGCTGTTATGCGTCTCCACCTTGTCCGCCACGATGTAGTTTTCATCAAAAATTATTCCGCCGGCATTATCAGTAAAAACGGACACACAGAAATCCTTCGGGCCTTTCTCCCGCCGTATCCGTATGGTTGCTTCTTTAATATACCGTTTATATATGCCTTCCTGAATATCATCCAGTTCCGCGGCAAAAATCGTGTGTTTACAGTGCTCGCTCCAGGTCTGGGCAATAGATTCCAGCTCTATGTCCGTGGGATTCCTCTTTTCATCA contains these protein-coding regions:
- the purQ gene encoding phosphoribosylformylglycinamidine synthase I, producing MAKPRTLLITGYGINCDDETRYAFERAGAVAEIVHVNDLIASPARMKDFQVLVFPGGFSYGDDTGSGKALSNRIKNNLSQELADFISRDTLVLGICNGFQVMVSLGLVPALKQPMGEPEVALEHNRTHRYQCRWVDLRVEKNANCVFTRGMDTLHIPVAHGEGNFFAPADTLKVIEDTGLITMRYVMPGGAPAQGQFPFNPNGSLNDIAALCDTTGRIMGMMPHPERGMFFNQRDDWTYLKEKYTREEREIPVESDGIFIFKNAVNYFSN
- a CDS encoding phosphoribosylformylglycinamidine synthase; translation: MEEALFRIEIFYTTTDYRSDVIKNKLNRLGYAVDRIYMSDNYLVNAPITSEQAGLVARSLTQPVTQSYLINEPYMPEEFNFAVQIGFLPGVTDNVAHTVRESIEDLLKMKLDHEKSVFSCVTYFFKLPDPGIIGQLTRELYNPLIERIRILTAEEYRSGKGMGNTLPLVKISSRAAADEVDLYVGEEELARIGKEGIKDGDGTRRGPLALDMLSLNVIKNYFHGDEKRNPTDIELESIAQTWSEHCKHTIFAAELDDIQEGIYKRYIKEATIRIRREKGPKDFCVSVFTDNAGGIIFDENYIVADKVETHNSPSALDPFGGSITGIVGVNRDAIGFGMASRPIANRYGFCFADPHDERPLYRDKNEESRLLPPRRIMEGVIHGVNAGGNTSGIPTPQGFVYFDERYKGKPLVFVGTVGILPRVVRGSSAVQKKAMPGDNIVMIGGRVGRDGIHGATFSSEALNSGSPATAVQIGDPITQKKLSDAVVKEARDMGLYNSITDNGAGGLSCSVAEMARESGGFEVHLEKIPLKYPGLAPWQIWVSESQERMTLSVPDNSLEAFLSLMEHRGVEASVIGRFNDGRRGIVYYHGDKIFDLDMEFLHDGLPKKALKTVYTRHDSAYPEFPQPADMNEIFADMISRLNTASFDFISYQYDHEVQGNSLIKPLQGKGRVNGNVTVIQPVFDSPRAVVLSQGLYPSYSDIDTYWMAACSIDTAIRNAVSAGGTLDHLALLDNFCWCDSNNPERLGQLKEAARGCYDFSVAYGTPFISGKDSMFNDFRGYDGDFNEVQISIPPTLLISSFGVVYDKNSCQTMDFKFDGDLICLLGATADETGGSEYLAYMGEKLSGKKYIGNNIPRVDAMAFSKIYRAYTEALSSGLVSSGVSIERGGLGVALAKSSMAGLLGCTVDLSAVPCAGKLREDVILYSESQGRLLMSVNPARRTEVEAAFQGLPFAFLGTVQNTGRIRVKGFGGGDIVNAELDMLTDRYKSVFRGY